The proteins below come from a single Microbacterium sp. SLBN-154 genomic window:
- the katG gene encoding catalase/peroxidase HPI yields the protein MTHHDDVTTATDTATGIGGETEVDQAVTVTDEPDQQAGACPVVHTAMPHPTAGSANRVWWPNQLNVRILAKNPTERDPLGADFDYRAAFEALDLAAVKRDIAELLTTSQDWWPADFGHYGPLMIRMAWHSAGTYRVTDGRGGGGAGQQRFAPLNSWPDNVNLDKARRLLWPVKKKYGQSISWADLMILAGNVALEDMGFPTFGFAGGRADVWEPDDDVYWGAETEWMGSDKRFSGEGRELDKPLGATHMGLIYVNPEGPEGNPDPIAAAHDIRQTFARMAMNDEETVALIAGGHTFGKTHGAAPDSALSDNPEAAPLEEQGLGWRSSHASGKGDDTITSGLEVTWTYHPTRWDNEFFHILFAYEWELMKSPAGAHQWRPKNGAGADMVPLAHDGSKRREPRMLTTDLALRMDPEYEKISRRFLESPEAFADAFARAWFKLTHRDMGPRDRYLGAEVPGEVLLWQDPVPAVDHELIDAADAAALKAEILASGLTVSQLVGTTWAAASTFRGSDKRGGVNGARIRLAPQKDWAVNNPAQLAEVLPVLEGIQQRFNGARTDGTRVSLADLLVLAGNAGVEKAAADAGVTVEVPFRPGRTDATEEMTDADSFAWLEPVADGFRNYYGPDATLPAEYHLLDRANLLTLTAPEMTVLVGGLRVLGANWDGSDHGVFTDRPGALTNDFFVNLLDLGVTWKPLDPGSHAFQGRRDGSGESVGIGTRVDLVFGSNSELRALAEVYASDDATEKFVRDFVAAWTKVTELDRFDLV from the coding sequence ATGACGCATCACGACGACGTCACCACCGCCACCGACACCGCCACCGGCATCGGCGGCGAGACCGAGGTCGACCAGGCCGTCACGGTCACCGACGAGCCCGATCAGCAGGCCGGCGCATGCCCGGTGGTGCACACCGCGATGCCGCACCCCACCGCGGGCTCGGCGAACCGGGTGTGGTGGCCGAACCAGCTGAACGTGCGCATCCTGGCGAAGAACCCGACCGAGCGCGACCCGCTGGGTGCCGACTTCGACTACCGCGCCGCGTTCGAAGCCCTCGACCTGGCCGCCGTCAAGCGTGACATCGCCGAACTGCTCACCACCTCGCAGGACTGGTGGCCCGCCGACTTCGGCCACTACGGCCCGCTGATGATCCGCATGGCGTGGCACAGCGCCGGCACCTACCGCGTCACCGACGGCCGCGGCGGCGGCGGCGCCGGACAGCAGCGCTTCGCGCCCCTGAACAGCTGGCCCGACAACGTCAACCTCGACAAGGCGCGACGGCTTCTCTGGCCGGTGAAGAAGAAGTACGGCCAGAGCATCTCGTGGGCAGACCTCATGATCCTCGCCGGCAACGTCGCGCTCGAGGACATGGGCTTCCCGACCTTCGGGTTCGCCGGCGGCCGCGCCGATGTGTGGGAGCCCGACGACGACGTGTACTGGGGCGCCGAGACCGAGTGGATGGGCAGCGACAAGCGCTTCTCGGGCGAGGGACGCGAGCTCGACAAGCCGTTGGGCGCGACCCACATGGGGCTCATCTACGTCAACCCCGAAGGGCCCGAGGGAAACCCCGACCCGATCGCCGCTGCGCACGACATCCGTCAGACCTTCGCCCGCATGGCGATGAACGACGAGGAGACCGTCGCGCTCATCGCCGGCGGCCACACCTTCGGCAAGACCCACGGTGCTGCGCCGGACTCGGCGCTCTCCGACAACCCCGAAGCCGCTCCGCTGGAGGAGCAGGGACTCGGGTGGCGCAGCTCCCACGCCAGCGGCAAGGGTGATGACACCATCACCTCGGGTCTGGAGGTCACGTGGACCTACCACCCCACCCGCTGGGACAACGAGTTCTTCCACATCCTCTTCGCCTACGAGTGGGAGCTGATGAAGAGTCCGGCGGGCGCGCACCAGTGGCGTCCGAAGAACGGTGCCGGTGCCGACATGGTGCCGCTCGCCCACGACGGCTCGAAGCGGCGCGAACCGCGCATGCTCACCACCGACCTCGCGCTGCGCATGGACCCGGAGTACGAGAAGATCTCGCGCCGGTTCCTCGAGAGCCCCGAGGCCTTCGCCGACGCCTTCGCGCGCGCCTGGTTCAAGCTCACGCACCGCGACATGGGACCGCGTGACCGGTACCTGGGTGCCGAGGTGCCGGGCGAAGTGCTGCTGTGGCAGGACCCGGTTCCGGCGGTCGATCACGAGCTCATCGACGCTGCCGACGCGGCCGCCCTGAAGGCCGAGATCCTCGCCTCGGGCCTGACCGTCTCGCAGCTCGTCGGCACGACCTGGGCGGCGGCGTCGACCTTCCGCGGCAGCGACAAGCGCGGCGGTGTCAACGGCGCGCGCATCCGCCTGGCCCCGCAGAAGGACTGGGCGGTGAACAACCCCGCGCAGCTGGCGGAGGTGCTGCCCGTCCTCGAGGGCATCCAGCAGCGCTTCAACGGGGCGCGGACAGACGGCACGCGCGTCTCGCTCGCCGACCTGCTCGTCCTCGCCGGCAACGCCGGTGTGGAGAAGGCTGCGGCAGACGCCGGTGTCACCGTCGAGGTGCCCTTCCGGCCCGGGCGCACCGACGCCACTGAGGAGATGACCGATGCCGACTCGTTCGCGTGGCTCGAGCCCGTCGCCGACGGCTTCCGCAACTACTACGGGCCCGATGCGACGCTCCCGGCCGAGTACCACCTGCTCGACCGTGCCAATCTCCTCACGCTCACCGCACCCGAGATGACAGTGCTCGTCGGGGGCCTCCGGGTGCTCGGCGCGAACTGGGACGGCTCGGACCACGGCGTCTTCACCGACCGCCCCGGCGCCCTCACGAACGACTTCTTCGTGAACCTGCTCGACCTCGGGGTGACCTGGAAGCCGCTCGACCCGGGCTCGCACGCGTTCCAGGGCCGCCGTGACGGCAGCGGCGAGTCGGTCGGCATCGGCACCCGCGTCGACCTCGTGTTCGGCTCGAACTCCGAGCTGCGCGCGCTCGCCGAGGTGTACGCGAGCGACGACGCGACCGAGAAGTTCGTGCGCGACTTCGTCGCCGCCTGGACCAAGGTCACCGAGCTCGACCGGTTCGACCTCGTCTGA
- a CDS encoding Fur family transcriptional regulator: protein MTSPAAPTSADALRAAGLRVTDSRRAVLEALTQAPHSSADELYRRVALINPQTNLQSVYNALADFVAAGVARRIEPAGHPGLYERRVADNHHHLVCTSCGAVADVDCVVGEAPCLHPSSAHGFTVHTAEVTFWGLCADCRPLGTTSDTGVPSPVPPTTRR from the coding sequence GTGACTTCGCCCGCCGCACCGACCTCCGCCGACGCGCTCCGCGCGGCGGGACTGCGGGTCACCGACTCGCGGCGCGCGGTCCTCGAAGCGCTCACCCAGGCGCCGCACTCCAGCGCCGACGAGCTGTACCGTCGTGTTGCGCTGATCAACCCGCAGACGAACCTGCAGTCGGTGTACAACGCCCTGGCCGACTTCGTCGCTGCAGGGGTCGCGCGGCGCATCGAGCCGGCCGGTCACCCGGGGCTGTACGAGCGCCGCGTCGCCGACAACCATCATCACCTCGTCTGCACGTCGTGCGGCGCGGTCGCCGACGTCGACTGCGTCGTCGGCGAGGCCCCCTGCCTGCATCCGTCGTCGGCGCACGGTTTCACCGTGCACACCGCCGAGGTGACGTTCTGGGGCCTGTGCGCGGACTGCCGACCCCTCGGCACCACATCGGACACCGGCGTCCCCTCGCCCGTCCCCCCGACGACGCGGCGGTGA